The proteins below are encoded in one region of Mangifera indica cultivar Alphonso chromosome 7, CATAS_Mindica_2.1, whole genome shotgun sequence:
- the LOC123220320 gene encoding DEAD-box ATP-dependent RNA helicase 3, chloroplastic-like isoform X16, which yields MSAILGVSSTPILKVYAKRATTSSLFRSLPFADKPHFNVFITSSNKPLVFRSSGLGFVASAIATSNNVLSEEAFKGLGDYSDDSGSLDKDYESEDVSVDEDELAISKIGLPDRLVDTLEKRGITHLFPIQRAVLVPALQGKDLIARAKTGTGKTLAFGIPILKRLTEDADQAPSLSRGRLPKVLVLAPTRELAKQVEKEIKESAPYLNTVCVYGGVSYNTQQNALARGVDVVVGTPGRIIDLIKNRSLRLGEIEFLVLDEADQMLAVGFEEDVEVILENLPPKRQSMLFSATMPAWVKKLSRKYLDNPLNIDLVGDQEEKLAEGIKLYAISTTATSKRTILSDLITVYAKGGKTIVFTQTKRDADEVSMALTNSIASEALHGDISQHQRERTLNGFRQGKFTVLVATDVAARGLDIPNVDLIIHYELPNDPETFVHRSGRTGRAGKEGTAILMFTSSQRRTVRSLERDVGCKFEFVSPPAIEEVLESSAEQVVATLNGVHPESVEFFVPTAQRLIEEQGMNALAAALAQLSGFSRPPSSRSLITHEQGWVTLQLTRDSGYSRGFLSARSVTGLLSAIYPAAADELGKINIIADDRVQGAVFDLPEEIAKELLNKQIPPGNTISKITKLPALQDDGPSSDNYGRFSNRDRFSRGGSWDKRGFRPSRGGWSSNDEDGYRRGSRSSRAQNSWSRFSKSSGDDWLIGGRRSSRPSSRESGDDWLIGGSRSSRPSSRESGDDWLIGGSRSSRPSSRERSSGDDWLIGGSRSSRPSTRERFGGSCFNCGRSGHRASECPNKTQY from the exons ATGTCCGCTATACTCGGAGTATCTTCTACTCCCATCTTGAAGGTCTACGCTAAACGAGCTACGACGTCGTCTTTGTTTCGCTCTTTGCCGTTTGCTGATAAGCCTCATTTCAATGTTTTTATAACTTCGAGCAATAAGCCTTTGGTTTTTAGGAGCAGTGGCCTCGGCTTTGTTGCTTCGGCCATAGCTACTTCTAACAACGTCCTCAGTGAAGAAGCGTTCAAAGGTCTTGGTGACTACTCCGACGATTCCGGTTCTCTTGACAAGGATTATGAGTCTGAGGACGTTAGTGTGGACGAGGATGAACTTGCCATTTCTAAGATTGGTTTACCTGATCGTCTCGTTGATACTCTTGAGAAGCGTGGCATTACTCACCTTTTCCCCATTCAG AGAGCTGTTTTAGTTCCAGCTCTACAAGGGAAAGATTTGATTGCTCGTGCAAAGACTGGAACTGGGAAGACATTAGCCTTTGGAATTCCGATACTTAAGCGTCTTACTGAAGATGCTGATCAAGCTCCATCTCTCAG TCGGGGTCGACTTCCAAAAGTTTTGGTTCTTGCACCGACTCGTGAGTTAGCCAAGCAAGTagagaaagaaattaaagagTCTGCTCCTTATTTGAACACTGTGTGTGTTTATGGAGGGGTTTCATATAACACTCAACAAAATGCTCTTGCCCGTGGGGTGGATGTGGTTGTTGGAACTCCTGGTCGAATCATTGACCTTATTAAAAATAGGTCCCTCAGATTGGGGGAAATAGAGTTTTTGGTTCTTGATGAAGCTGATCAGATGCTTGCTGTTGGATTTGAGGAGGATGTAGAAGTTATTTTGGAAAATCTTCCACCCAAGAGACAGAGCATGCTTTTCTCTGCAACCATGCCTGCTTGGGTCAAGAAATTATCTAGAAAGTATTTGGACAATCCTCTCAATATAGATTTG GTTGGTGACCAAGAGGAGAAGCTTGCAGAAGGGATTAAACTTTATGCTATATCAACAACTGCAACCTCAAAGCGAACCATTCTTAGTGATCTTATAACG GTATATGCAAAGGGTGGGAAGACCATTGTATTTACACAGACAAAACGAGATGCTGATGAAGTCTCAATGGCATTGACAAACAGTATAGCTTCTGAGGCATTGCATGGAGATATATCTCAACACCAGAGGGAGAGAACATTAAATGGTTTTCGACAAGGAAAATTTACTGTTCTTGTTGCCACTGATGTTGCAGCTCGTGGGCTTGATATTCCCAATGTTGATTTA ATTATCCACTATGAACTTCCAAATGATCCAGAGACTTTTGTTCATCGCTCTGGTCGTACTGGGCGTGCGGGAAAGGAGGGGACTGCCATTCTGATGTTTACTAGTAGCCAAAGGAGAACAGTTAGATCTCTTGAGCGTGATGTTGGGtgtaagtttgagtttgttagTCCCCCGGCTATTGAAGAGGTTTTGGAATCATCAGCTGAGCAAGTAGTTGCTACTCTTAATGGAGTTCATCCTGAGTCTGTGGAGTTCTTTGTCCCTACTGCTCAAAGGTTGATTGAAGAACAAGGAATGAATGCTCTTGCTGCTGCACTAGCACAGTTGAGTGGATTCTCACGGCCTCCTTCGTCCCGCTCTCTTATTACCCATGAGCAG GGATGGGTGACATTACAATTGACAAGGGATTCAGGTTACTCCAGAGGGTTCTTGTCTGCTAGATCTGTCACTGGGTTACTTTCTGCCATTTATCCTGCTGCTGCTGATGAActaggaaaaataaatataattgctGATGACAGG GTTCAAGGAGCAGTTTTTGACCTTCCGGAGGAGATTGCCAAGGAGTTGCTGAATAAGCAAATACCACCTGGGAACACCATTTCCAAAATTACTAAG TTGCCTGCCTTGCAAGATGATGGGCCTTCAAGTGATAACTATGGCAGATTCTCTAATAGGGATAGGTTTTCCCGAGGAGGTTCCTGGGACAAGAGAGGTTTTAGACCATCTCGTGGTGGTTGGAGCAGCAATGATGAGGATGGATATAGGCGTGGTAGTCGAAGTTCTAGAGCTCAAAATAGCTGGTCTAGGTTTTCAAAAAGCAGTGGAGATGATTGGTTGATTGGTGGTAGGAGATCAAGCAGGCCATCATCCAGGGAAAG TGGAGATGATTGGTTGATCGGTGGTAGTAGATCAAGCAGGCCATCATCCAGGGAAAG TGGAGATGATTGGTTGATCGGTGGTAGTAGATCAAGCAGGCCATCATCCAGGGAAAG AAGCAGTGGAGATGATTGGTTGATCGGTGGTAGTAGATCAAGCAGGCCATCAACTCGGGAAAG ATTTGGAGGTTCTTGTTTCAACTGTGGGAGGTCCGGGCACAGAGCATCAGAATGCCCTAACAAGACACagtactaa
- the LOC123220320 gene encoding DEAD-box ATP-dependent RNA helicase 3, chloroplastic-like isoform X21 gives MSAILGVSSTPILKVYAKRATTSSLFRSLPFADKPHFNVFITSSNKPLVFRSSGLGFVASAIATSNNVLSEEAFKGLGDYSDDSGSLDKDYESEDVSVDEDELAISKIGLPDRLVDTLEKRGITHLFPIQRAVLVPALQGKDLIARAKTGTGKTLAFGIPILKRLTEDADQAPSLSRGRLPKVLVLAPTRELAKQVEKEIKESAPYLNTVCVYGGVSYNTQQNALARGVDVVVGTPGRIIDLIKNRSLRLGEIEFLVLDEADQMLAVGFEEDVEVILENLPPKRQSMLFSATMPAWVKKLSRKYLDNPLNIDLVGDQEEKLAEGIKLYAISTTATSKRTILSDLITVYAKGGKTIVFTQTKRDADEVSMALTNSIASEALHGDISQHQRERTLNGFRQGKFTVLVATDVAARGLDIPNVDLIIHYELPNDPETFVHRSGRTGRAGKEGTAILMFTSSQRRTVRSLERDVGCKFEFVSPPAIEEVLESSAEQVVATLNGVHPESVEFFVPTAQRLIEEQGMNALAAALAQLSGFSRPPSSRSLITHEQGWVTLQLTRDSGYSRGFLSARSVTGLLSAIYPAAADELGKINIIADDRVQGAVFDLPEEIAKELLNKQIPPGNTISKITKLPALQDDGPSSDNYGRFSNRDRFSRGGSWDKRGFRPSRGGWSSNDEDGYRRGSRSSRAQNSWSRFSKSSGDDWLIGGRRSSRPSSRESGDDWLIGGSRSSRPSSRESGDDWLIGGSRSSRPSSRESSGDDWLIGGSRSSRPSTRERFGGSCFNCGRSGHRASECPNKTQY, from the exons ATGTCCGCTATACTCGGAGTATCTTCTACTCCCATCTTGAAGGTCTACGCTAAACGAGCTACGACGTCGTCTTTGTTTCGCTCTTTGCCGTTTGCTGATAAGCCTCATTTCAATGTTTTTATAACTTCGAGCAATAAGCCTTTGGTTTTTAGGAGCAGTGGCCTCGGCTTTGTTGCTTCGGCCATAGCTACTTCTAACAACGTCCTCAGTGAAGAAGCGTTCAAAGGTCTTGGTGACTACTCCGACGATTCCGGTTCTCTTGACAAGGATTATGAGTCTGAGGACGTTAGTGTGGACGAGGATGAACTTGCCATTTCTAAGATTGGTTTACCTGATCGTCTCGTTGATACTCTTGAGAAGCGTGGCATTACTCACCTTTTCCCCATTCAG AGAGCTGTTTTAGTTCCAGCTCTACAAGGGAAAGATTTGATTGCTCGTGCAAAGACTGGAACTGGGAAGACATTAGCCTTTGGAATTCCGATACTTAAGCGTCTTACTGAAGATGCTGATCAAGCTCCATCTCTCAG TCGGGGTCGACTTCCAAAAGTTTTGGTTCTTGCACCGACTCGTGAGTTAGCCAAGCAAGTagagaaagaaattaaagagTCTGCTCCTTATTTGAACACTGTGTGTGTTTATGGAGGGGTTTCATATAACACTCAACAAAATGCTCTTGCCCGTGGGGTGGATGTGGTTGTTGGAACTCCTGGTCGAATCATTGACCTTATTAAAAATAGGTCCCTCAGATTGGGGGAAATAGAGTTTTTGGTTCTTGATGAAGCTGATCAGATGCTTGCTGTTGGATTTGAGGAGGATGTAGAAGTTATTTTGGAAAATCTTCCACCCAAGAGACAGAGCATGCTTTTCTCTGCAACCATGCCTGCTTGGGTCAAGAAATTATCTAGAAAGTATTTGGACAATCCTCTCAATATAGATTTG GTTGGTGACCAAGAGGAGAAGCTTGCAGAAGGGATTAAACTTTATGCTATATCAACAACTGCAACCTCAAAGCGAACCATTCTTAGTGATCTTATAACG GTATATGCAAAGGGTGGGAAGACCATTGTATTTACACAGACAAAACGAGATGCTGATGAAGTCTCAATGGCATTGACAAACAGTATAGCTTCTGAGGCATTGCATGGAGATATATCTCAACACCAGAGGGAGAGAACATTAAATGGTTTTCGACAAGGAAAATTTACTGTTCTTGTTGCCACTGATGTTGCAGCTCGTGGGCTTGATATTCCCAATGTTGATTTA ATTATCCACTATGAACTTCCAAATGATCCAGAGACTTTTGTTCATCGCTCTGGTCGTACTGGGCGTGCGGGAAAGGAGGGGACTGCCATTCTGATGTTTACTAGTAGCCAAAGGAGAACAGTTAGATCTCTTGAGCGTGATGTTGGGtgtaagtttgagtttgttagTCCCCCGGCTATTGAAGAGGTTTTGGAATCATCAGCTGAGCAAGTAGTTGCTACTCTTAATGGAGTTCATCCTGAGTCTGTGGAGTTCTTTGTCCCTACTGCTCAAAGGTTGATTGAAGAACAAGGAATGAATGCTCTTGCTGCTGCACTAGCACAGTTGAGTGGATTCTCACGGCCTCCTTCGTCCCGCTCTCTTATTACCCATGAGCAG GGATGGGTGACATTACAATTGACAAGGGATTCAGGTTACTCCAGAGGGTTCTTGTCTGCTAGATCTGTCACTGGGTTACTTTCTGCCATTTATCCTGCTGCTGCTGATGAActaggaaaaataaatataattgctGATGACAGG GTTCAAGGAGCAGTTTTTGACCTTCCGGAGGAGATTGCCAAGGAGTTGCTGAATAAGCAAATACCACCTGGGAACACCATTTCCAAAATTACTAAG TTGCCTGCCTTGCAAGATGATGGGCCTTCAAGTGATAACTATGGCAGATTCTCTAATAGGGATAGGTTTTCCCGAGGAGGTTCCTGGGACAAGAGAGGTTTTAGACCATCTCGTGGTGGTTGGAGCAGCAATGATGAGGATGGATATAGGCGTGGTAGTCGAAGTTCTAGAGCTCAAAATAGCTGGTCTAGGTTTTCAAAAAGCAGTGGAGATGATTGGTTGATTGGTGGTAGGAGATCAAGCAGGCCATCATCCAGGGAAAG TGGAGATGATTGGTTGATCGGTGGTAGTAGATCAAGCAGGCCATCATCCAGGGAAAG TGGAGATGATTGGTTGATCGGTGGTAGTAGATCAAGCAGGCCATCATCCAGGGAAAG CAGTGGAGATGATTGGTTGATCGGTGGTAGTAGATCAAGCAGGCCATCAACTCGGGAAAG ATTTGGAGGTTCTTGTTTCAACTGTGGGAGGTCCGGGCACAGAGCATCAGAATGCCCTAACAAGACACagtactaa
- the LOC123220320 gene encoding DEAD-box ATP-dependent RNA helicase 3, chloroplastic-like isoform X41: MSAILGVSSTPILKVYAKRATTSSLFRSLPFADKPHFNVFITSSNKPLVFRSSGLGFVASAIATSNNVLSEEAFKGLGDYSDDSGSLDKDYESEDVSVDEDELAISKIGLPDRLVDTLEKRGITHLFPIQRAVLVPALQGKDLIARAKTGTGKTLAFGIPILKRLTEDADQAPSLSRGRLPKVLVLAPTRELAKQVEKEIKESAPYLNTVCVYGGVSYNTQQNALARGVDVVVGTPGRIIDLIKNRSLRLGEIEFLVLDEADQMLAVGFEEDVEVILENLPPKRQSMLFSATMPAWVKKLSRKYLDNPLNIDLVGDQEEKLAEGIKLYAISTTATSKRTILSDLITVYAKGGKTIVFTQTKRDADEVSMALTNSIASEALHGDISQHQRERTLNGFRQGKFTVLVATDVAARGLDIPNVDLIIHYELPNDPETFVHRSGRTGRAGKEGTAILMFTSSQRRTVRSLERDVGCKFEFVSPPAIEEVLESSAEQVVATLNGVHPESVEFFVPTAQRLIEEQGMNALAAALAQLSGFSRPPSSRSLITHEQGWVTLQLTRDSGYSRGFLSARSVTGLLSAIYPAAADELGKINIIADDRVQGAVFDLPEEIAKELLNKQIPPGNTISKITKLPALQDDGPSSDNYGRFSNRDRFSRGGSWDKRGFRPSRGGWSSNDEDGYRRGSRSSRAQNSWSRFSKSSGDDWLIGGRRSSRPSSRESGDDWLIGGSRSSRPSSRESGDDWLIGGSRSSRPSSRERFGGSCFNCGRSGHRASECPNKTQY, from the exons ATGTCCGCTATACTCGGAGTATCTTCTACTCCCATCTTGAAGGTCTACGCTAAACGAGCTACGACGTCGTCTTTGTTTCGCTCTTTGCCGTTTGCTGATAAGCCTCATTTCAATGTTTTTATAACTTCGAGCAATAAGCCTTTGGTTTTTAGGAGCAGTGGCCTCGGCTTTGTTGCTTCGGCCATAGCTACTTCTAACAACGTCCTCAGTGAAGAAGCGTTCAAAGGTCTTGGTGACTACTCCGACGATTCCGGTTCTCTTGACAAGGATTATGAGTCTGAGGACGTTAGTGTGGACGAGGATGAACTTGCCATTTCTAAGATTGGTTTACCTGATCGTCTCGTTGATACTCTTGAGAAGCGTGGCATTACTCACCTTTTCCCCATTCAG AGAGCTGTTTTAGTTCCAGCTCTACAAGGGAAAGATTTGATTGCTCGTGCAAAGACTGGAACTGGGAAGACATTAGCCTTTGGAATTCCGATACTTAAGCGTCTTACTGAAGATGCTGATCAAGCTCCATCTCTCAG TCGGGGTCGACTTCCAAAAGTTTTGGTTCTTGCACCGACTCGTGAGTTAGCCAAGCAAGTagagaaagaaattaaagagTCTGCTCCTTATTTGAACACTGTGTGTGTTTATGGAGGGGTTTCATATAACACTCAACAAAATGCTCTTGCCCGTGGGGTGGATGTGGTTGTTGGAACTCCTGGTCGAATCATTGACCTTATTAAAAATAGGTCCCTCAGATTGGGGGAAATAGAGTTTTTGGTTCTTGATGAAGCTGATCAGATGCTTGCTGTTGGATTTGAGGAGGATGTAGAAGTTATTTTGGAAAATCTTCCACCCAAGAGACAGAGCATGCTTTTCTCTGCAACCATGCCTGCTTGGGTCAAGAAATTATCTAGAAAGTATTTGGACAATCCTCTCAATATAGATTTG GTTGGTGACCAAGAGGAGAAGCTTGCAGAAGGGATTAAACTTTATGCTATATCAACAACTGCAACCTCAAAGCGAACCATTCTTAGTGATCTTATAACG GTATATGCAAAGGGTGGGAAGACCATTGTATTTACACAGACAAAACGAGATGCTGATGAAGTCTCAATGGCATTGACAAACAGTATAGCTTCTGAGGCATTGCATGGAGATATATCTCAACACCAGAGGGAGAGAACATTAAATGGTTTTCGACAAGGAAAATTTACTGTTCTTGTTGCCACTGATGTTGCAGCTCGTGGGCTTGATATTCCCAATGTTGATTTA ATTATCCACTATGAACTTCCAAATGATCCAGAGACTTTTGTTCATCGCTCTGGTCGTACTGGGCGTGCGGGAAAGGAGGGGACTGCCATTCTGATGTTTACTAGTAGCCAAAGGAGAACAGTTAGATCTCTTGAGCGTGATGTTGGGtgtaagtttgagtttgttagTCCCCCGGCTATTGAAGAGGTTTTGGAATCATCAGCTGAGCAAGTAGTTGCTACTCTTAATGGAGTTCATCCTGAGTCTGTGGAGTTCTTTGTCCCTACTGCTCAAAGGTTGATTGAAGAACAAGGAATGAATGCTCTTGCTGCTGCACTAGCACAGTTGAGTGGATTCTCACGGCCTCCTTCGTCCCGCTCTCTTATTACCCATGAGCAG GGATGGGTGACATTACAATTGACAAGGGATTCAGGTTACTCCAGAGGGTTCTTGTCTGCTAGATCTGTCACTGGGTTACTTTCTGCCATTTATCCTGCTGCTGCTGATGAActaggaaaaataaatataattgctGATGACAGG GTTCAAGGAGCAGTTTTTGACCTTCCGGAGGAGATTGCCAAGGAGTTGCTGAATAAGCAAATACCACCTGGGAACACCATTTCCAAAATTACTAAG TTGCCTGCCTTGCAAGATGATGGGCCTTCAAGTGATAACTATGGCAGATTCTCTAATAGGGATAGGTTTTCCCGAGGAGGTTCCTGGGACAAGAGAGGTTTTAGACCATCTCGTGGTGGTTGGAGCAGCAATGATGAGGATGGATATAGGCGTGGTAGTCGAAGTTCTAGAGCTCAAAATAGCTGGTCTAGGTTTTCAAAAAGCAGTGGAGATGATTGGTTGATTGGTGGTAGGAGATCAAGCAGGCCATCATCCAGGGAAAG TGGAGATGATTGGTTGATCGGTGGTAGTAGATCAAGCAGGCCATCATCCAGGGAAAG TGGAGATGATTGGTTGATCGGTGGTAGTAGATCAAGCAGGCCATCATCCAGGGAAAG ATTTGGAGGTTCTTGTTTCAACTGTGGGAGGTCCGGGCACAGAGCATCAGAATGCCCTAACAAGACACagtactaa
- the LOC123220320 gene encoding DEAD-box ATP-dependent RNA helicase 3, chloroplastic-like isoform X24 yields MSAILGVSSTPILKVYAKRATTSSLFRSLPFADKPHFNVFITSSNKPLVFRSSGLGFVASAIATSNNVLSEEAFKGLGDYSDDSGSLDKDYESEDVSVDEDELAISKIGLPDRLVDTLEKRGITHLFPIQRAVLVPALQGKDLIARAKTGTGKTLAFGIPILKRLTEDADQAPSLSRGRLPKVLVLAPTRELAKQVEKEIKESAPYLNTVCVYGGVSYNTQQNALARGVDVVVGTPGRIIDLIKNRSLRLGEIEFLVLDEADQMLAVGFEEDVEVILENLPPKRQSMLFSATMPAWVKKLSRKYLDNPLNIDLVGDQEEKLAEGIKLYAISTTATSKRTILSDLITVYAKGGKTIVFTQTKRDADEVSMALTNSIASEALHGDISQHQRERTLNGFRQGKFTVLVATDVAARGLDIPNVDLIIHYELPNDPETFVHRSGRTGRAGKEGTAILMFTSSQRRTVRSLERDVGCKFEFVSPPAIEEVLESSAEQVVATLNGVHPESVEFFVPTAQRLIEEQGMNALAAALAQLSGFSRPPSSRSLITHEQGWVTLQLTRDSGYSRGFLSARSVTGLLSAIYPAAADELGKINIIADDRVQGAVFDLPEEIAKELLNKQIPPGNTISKITKLPALQDDGPSSDNYGRFSNRDRFSRGGSWDKRGFRPSRGGWSSNDEDGYRRGSRSSRAQNSWSRFSKSSGDDWLIGGRRSSRPSSRERSSGDDWLIGGSRSSRPSSRERSSGDDWLIGGSRSSRPSTRERFGGSCFNCGRSGHRASECPNKTQY; encoded by the exons ATGTCCGCTATACTCGGAGTATCTTCTACTCCCATCTTGAAGGTCTACGCTAAACGAGCTACGACGTCGTCTTTGTTTCGCTCTTTGCCGTTTGCTGATAAGCCTCATTTCAATGTTTTTATAACTTCGAGCAATAAGCCTTTGGTTTTTAGGAGCAGTGGCCTCGGCTTTGTTGCTTCGGCCATAGCTACTTCTAACAACGTCCTCAGTGAAGAAGCGTTCAAAGGTCTTGGTGACTACTCCGACGATTCCGGTTCTCTTGACAAGGATTATGAGTCTGAGGACGTTAGTGTGGACGAGGATGAACTTGCCATTTCTAAGATTGGTTTACCTGATCGTCTCGTTGATACTCTTGAGAAGCGTGGCATTACTCACCTTTTCCCCATTCAG AGAGCTGTTTTAGTTCCAGCTCTACAAGGGAAAGATTTGATTGCTCGTGCAAAGACTGGAACTGGGAAGACATTAGCCTTTGGAATTCCGATACTTAAGCGTCTTACTGAAGATGCTGATCAAGCTCCATCTCTCAG TCGGGGTCGACTTCCAAAAGTTTTGGTTCTTGCACCGACTCGTGAGTTAGCCAAGCAAGTagagaaagaaattaaagagTCTGCTCCTTATTTGAACACTGTGTGTGTTTATGGAGGGGTTTCATATAACACTCAACAAAATGCTCTTGCCCGTGGGGTGGATGTGGTTGTTGGAACTCCTGGTCGAATCATTGACCTTATTAAAAATAGGTCCCTCAGATTGGGGGAAATAGAGTTTTTGGTTCTTGATGAAGCTGATCAGATGCTTGCTGTTGGATTTGAGGAGGATGTAGAAGTTATTTTGGAAAATCTTCCACCCAAGAGACAGAGCATGCTTTTCTCTGCAACCATGCCTGCTTGGGTCAAGAAATTATCTAGAAAGTATTTGGACAATCCTCTCAATATAGATTTG GTTGGTGACCAAGAGGAGAAGCTTGCAGAAGGGATTAAACTTTATGCTATATCAACAACTGCAACCTCAAAGCGAACCATTCTTAGTGATCTTATAACG GTATATGCAAAGGGTGGGAAGACCATTGTATTTACACAGACAAAACGAGATGCTGATGAAGTCTCAATGGCATTGACAAACAGTATAGCTTCTGAGGCATTGCATGGAGATATATCTCAACACCAGAGGGAGAGAACATTAAATGGTTTTCGACAAGGAAAATTTACTGTTCTTGTTGCCACTGATGTTGCAGCTCGTGGGCTTGATATTCCCAATGTTGATTTA ATTATCCACTATGAACTTCCAAATGATCCAGAGACTTTTGTTCATCGCTCTGGTCGTACTGGGCGTGCGGGAAAGGAGGGGACTGCCATTCTGATGTTTACTAGTAGCCAAAGGAGAACAGTTAGATCTCTTGAGCGTGATGTTGGGtgtaagtttgagtttgttagTCCCCCGGCTATTGAAGAGGTTTTGGAATCATCAGCTGAGCAAGTAGTTGCTACTCTTAATGGAGTTCATCCTGAGTCTGTGGAGTTCTTTGTCCCTACTGCTCAAAGGTTGATTGAAGAACAAGGAATGAATGCTCTTGCTGCTGCACTAGCACAGTTGAGTGGATTCTCACGGCCTCCTTCGTCCCGCTCTCTTATTACCCATGAGCAG GGATGGGTGACATTACAATTGACAAGGGATTCAGGTTACTCCAGAGGGTTCTTGTCTGCTAGATCTGTCACTGGGTTACTTTCTGCCATTTATCCTGCTGCTGCTGATGAActaggaaaaataaatataattgctGATGACAGG GTTCAAGGAGCAGTTTTTGACCTTCCGGAGGAGATTGCCAAGGAGTTGCTGAATAAGCAAATACCACCTGGGAACACCATTTCCAAAATTACTAAG TTGCCTGCCTTGCAAGATGATGGGCCTTCAAGTGATAACTATGGCAGATTCTCTAATAGGGATAGGTTTTCCCGAGGAGGTTCCTGGGACAAGAGAGGTTTTAGACCATCTCGTGGTGGTTGGAGCAGCAATGATGAGGATGGATATAGGCGTGGTAGTCGAAGTTCTAGAGCTCAAAATAGCTGGTCTAGGTTTTCAAAAAGCAGTGGAGATGATTGGTTGATTGGTGGTAGGAGATCAAGCAGGCCATCATCCAGGGAAAG AAGCAGTGGAGATGATTGGTTGATCGGTGGTAGTAGATCAAGCAGGCCATCATCCAGGGAAAG AAGCAGTGGAGATGATTGGTTGATCGGTGGTAGTAGATCAAGCAGGCCATCAACTCGGGAAAG ATTTGGAGGTTCTTGTTTCAACTGTGGGAGGTCCGGGCACAGAGCATCAGAATGCCCTAACAAGACACagtactaa